In Cheilinus undulatus linkage group 24, ASM1832078v1, whole genome shotgun sequence, a single window of DNA contains:
- the LOC121506069 gene encoding zinc finger protein OZF-like — protein sequence MYSEDSLRKFVTERLTAAAEDIFVVFKSTIVEYEEELERQRKLLDNVLKPQVNLYRIDVPQQLVCKEDDVLPDQQLCEQERNSSPDQEEPQVKEEPEDGEQLILKEETDTFMLTPTHEESYHSEPELQNEHQLLTYDSHVPEDQDPTGSKHRDSEASPPNIIRQNSCIAALLENPFNPVQDHLFLKCDTCGEVFNNILALQTHQCVHSGEETHSCKICGKIFRFKSSLAVHVRGHTGERPYPCKTGGTGQSSDLAKRNIKHTSKMFHCATCGESCRSKSDLKLHGRIHTGERPYSCSFCGKSFSEQSVLKKHIQIHTDEKPFTCITCGKSFRVNSALIVHMRTHTGERPYSCSTCGKSFSQISHLKVHNTIHTDEKPFTCSACDRSFKVSGELKKHVERVHLGERPHPCSICGKRFYQKPDLTKHMQTHSSEKLYSCGICGASFTVKRYLDKHTRLKRCFLAKRIGFVDSYCVDGSHEKS from the exons atgtaTTCAGAGGATAGTTTGAGAAAATTCGTCACAGAGCGACTAACGGCTGCTGCTGAagacatttttgtagtttttaaaagcaCTATCGTCGAGTACGAGGAGGAGCTCGAGCGTCAACGTAAACTGCTGGATAACGTCCTGAAACCTCAAGTGAATTTATACAGAATAG ATGTACCACAGCAACTTGTGTGTAAAGAAGATGATGTCCTACCTGACCAGCAGCTCTGTGAGCAGGAGAGGAACTCCAGTCCAGACCAAGAGGAGCCACAGGTTAAAGAGGAGCCGGAGGATGGAGAGCAGCTCATACTGAAGGAGGAGACTGACACGTTCATGTTGACTCCTACTCACGAGGAGAGTTACCACAGTGAACCAGAACTACAGAATGAACACCAGCTCCTTACTTATGACTCTCATGTTCCTGAGGATCAAGATCCAACAGGAAGCAAGCACAGAGACTCAGAGGCCAGCCCTCCCAACATAATTCGCCAGAACAGTTGCATCGCTGCCTTGTTGGAGAATCCCTTTAATCCTGTTCAGGATcacctgtttttaaaatgtgacactTGTGGGGAagtttttaacaacattttagcATTACAGACACACCAGTGTGTCCACAGTGGTGAAGAAACACATTCTTgcaaaatttgtgggaaaataTTTCGTTTTAAATCGTCATTGGCGGTTCATGTAAGAGgtcacacaggtgagaggccATATCCCTGTAAAACAGGTGGAACAGGTCAGAGTTCAGATTTGGCAAAGCGTAACATTAAGCACACAAGTAAAATGTTTCATTGTGCAACGTGCGGGGAATCCTGCAGATCAAAATCTGACTTAAAGCTCCATGGGAGAATCCACACAGGTGAGAGGCCGTACTCCTGCAGCTTCTGTGGAAAAAGCTTCTCTGAGCAGTCAGTCTTGAAAAAGCACATTCAAATCCACACAGATGAAAAGCCGTTTACATGCATAACATGCGGCAAATCATTCCGAGTTAATTCTGCCTTAATAGTCCACATGAGAACCCACACAGGCGAGAGGCCgtactcctgcagcacctgtgggaAAAGCTTCTCTCAGATATCACACCTGAAAGTTCACAACACAATCCATACAGATGAAAAGCCGTTTACCTGCAGTGCATGCGACAGATCTTTTAAAGTGAGCGGCGAACTGAAAAAACACGTGGAAAGGGTCCACTTAGGTGAGAGGCCGCACCCGTGCAGCATCTGTGGAAAAAGGTTCTATCAGAAACCAGATCTAACGAAGCACATGCAGACTCATTCAAGCGAGAAGCTGTACTCGTGTGGCATCTGTGGGGCGTCGTTCACTGTAAAACGTTATTTGGATAAGCACACAAGATTGAAACGGTGTTTTCTTGCAAAACGTATCGGGTTTGTAGATTCTTACTGTGTTGACGGCTCACATGAGAAAAGCTGA